TCCTTAAAGAAAAATTGGCCATTTTTGCACGAGCAGTCAAGAGGCATATCCTCTAAGTAATCATGGCTGTttccttcaaaaacaaacaaacaaaaaaggcagtTGTAGGTTTGTAGAGGCTAGAAACATTTTGCAAACCCTCAGTGTGTTTGTCATTCCAATTATAGGACAGAACTGTGTTCATACTCTACCGCTTCTCAAAGCGCTCCTGAAGGTTTCCATAACAAggctttttaaataaaggttTGAAGGATTGCATAGATTCAAAGGCTCAGTGGTCCTCTAATTCCTTTTTGATCTCTGAAATGTATGGATGATCTTTCCCGTGTGCTACTTCCATGATGGCAATTGCctatgaagagagaaaaaaaatattcacacaATTGATTCATATATAACACTAGGCTATAAATACTCTTTAGAGGTTTGAAGCAGTCTGACACCTCTAGCTACATTTTGTCCCCTTGTAGTCACAAACCCAgtaggaaatgaaatgaaattcaaaacTAAGTAATAAAGGTTTTTACATTCATAGAATACTTCTTTCATCTTACAGGATCCCAAAGCACCTTTCAAAATTATATTCCTGACAAAATTACTTTGAATGCAGCCAGCTCCAGGACAGAAAACTGTATGTGGGGTGGCTAATATTCTGGCAGTACACTTAACCAGAATCGGATGGAAGCTCTATTCCTACCGATTCGTCCTTCAGCTGCCAGAGCCACAAGCTAGTGGCTGGGCTAGTGCAGAAGTTGATAAAAGGTATATCAGACCTGATTCTGTAAACCCTTCCCTGGTTCCAAGGCCACCAGTGCTTTaggaaggaagcagcttttGAAGTGAAAACCAGATCTCTTCAGCTTgaggctctgctgtgccagatTCCCTGCCACTTCACCTACAGATGGCTCTGTTCCTACAATTGAACATTTTGGACAGCCAAACCAAATGCCCTGCAACCTCCTGCCAATATCCACACTGCACTACAGAGTGGCTTACAGGAGAAAGATTTCCACTtgagaaaagaacagcagtgcCCCAGACATACGTAAGTTGACACAGCAGCAGATGGGACTGAAAAAAGTAAATTTGGAGCATCTGAGAATATTTAAAGACCACAGTGGTAAGATGAAGCAAACAACTGCAGCACCCTGACAGTAACAACATTTAGTCATTTTCCCCTCAGGAAATTCTATGGAATTATCCTCTTCTATTAGTTAAGTTGATACAACAGGAGCCTTAGGCTCTATCTCGGCAGCAGTGAGAAATGACTCCATCCCCCTCCTGCCCCCAAAGAAGTGACAGCCTTCTGGATGAGCTTCTGCAAAGTGACAGAGAacaatggttttgtttttccactgaattCTAAACTTCGGGGGCTGGGATAACTTTGGGCAGTCCCTGCAGGCAGCTTTTGGAAATGAGTcataagaaaatgtttgtgttaGGAAGCTAACTATGCCAACCACCCTATCTACAGCTCCCCCGCTCCCCAACCCGTGTTCACTGTGGCACCAATCCCAGTTTTAGTCAGAGCTGAAGCACCGCAGTGaagaccctgcacatagcaggggggttgaaactagatgatcattgtggtccttttcaaccaggccattctaggattctatgaagaaaaacCTACGCTAATTTTGAATCAGCTGATGGTTACATTTGAGAGTGCATATTCCTGCACCATCCTTCACCATGGCTGTACAGATTTGCTGTTGTTGGCTAAAAAATTGCCAGCATCCTAAAATgtaaaagaacaacaacaaaaaaatccatgacATTCCACACCGAGCTATTATATACTGCAGTAATCACTGATActtaggaaacaaaaataaacacttgtCCAACGACAATAGGGGAAGAAAGTCAAGAAGCATGCAATggaatagtaaaaaaaataaaaaataaaggaataaaaacttAAAGAACAAGGAACAGACTTATAAAAAAGggtgaagaaaaatgtaaaatctaaTGCTGTATTTGCCAATTTGAGCATTACCATATGCATTGAATTCCCTTcagctatttaaaaatcaaatggtTCCAGAACAAATAACCACCAAAAGCATACCTAGTTTAACTTGGAAATAGAAATCACAGGCATCAGTGAAGCACAGTGTGCCTTTCATAAGAACCAAGTGTTTTTTCTGCCCTTACCATGCAAGTAAGGAGAAGCTGAAGTTCTGCTCCAATTGCACTAGCACAGCTCTAGTTCAGTGAAGATGTGTAACAGTGGAAGTCCACTGTGAAAAAATAAGGCTCCTTTTAATAGAGAACAGACCCAGAGTGCAACTAAGCCAAAATTCCTGTAACCAAACAAATGCTGCCTTTTCTACCAAGCCAGGCTTACCAACAGAAGCATGTCACGTTCCAATGACTCTGTGCCTGAATTGTTATTATTAATGAAGAAATCAGGAAATACCTTCTTCAGGGCTTTATCTCCAGCTGGTCTGTTCTCCAGTGCCATGTACAGTCTCCCTAATTTCAGCCACATGGAGGCAACGTTCAGTGAGTAGGAGGGATAATACTTactgcaaaggagaaagaaaatagactTTATCAAACATGgcagacccagagcttcccCCTGCCCCCTGCTCTACATCTCCTGCCCCTGCCCATTTACTGCTCAGCCCCTCTGCTGTACTGCCAAGAGCCACTGCCAGATTTTTTCTAGGATGGCACTGCCTGGCATTGGGAACTAAACTGAAGCTACCATATGCCTCTGAACAGCTGTCAGATGGCAGTGACTTTCTGTCACTGGTTTTCATCTCTCCAGAAAATAACTGCATTGTTACCATTTTTCACCCTCTGCAGAAATAACTCTGCTTATCCCATAACGGTCAGTCTTTAATGGAAAGCTGGGGTCCCTCAACGGTGTACGCAGCACTTATCAGCCCCGCACTTGCTTCTCACTGAGCTGACAGAGCCCAGTTCAGCAGAGCTGACCTGGAATGCAAGGCTTGGAGCCAGAAGAGCCGGGCAAGTCCCAGGGAAGATAAATAGTACAGATCCCCAGGGAGAAAGCACTGGCTCGTTCTCTGTATCACTGCTCTCTGCCAAGCGATCTGTGACTTGACGTTGGCATCTGCTCCAAAGGGAGAGCTCCACTCGTGCTCCTCCCAGCTGGCAGGAGAGTCACGGCTCAAAGATGAGAATCTGCTTGGGAGACCCATTGGCAGGATCACATGCAGTGTGTAACTGGCTGGCTCTAGAGAATAAGACCACTGctgtaaaaatacaaaaaaaaagtattggGGAAAATACTAATTGTTTCCTACAGAGGTTATGTGCTGACTTGctccacacagggctgcagtcTGCACGCTCTCCCATGCCTGCAGCTCTAGGGCGGTGTGGAGAGCAGGATCGTGGGGCACCTCTAagctcagctccagctccctctgctgctcagcGCCAGCCCTGggccctgccctgctcctgcagttGCTGCTGAGAGACGAGCTGGGAGGGGTTGGGAAGCTGGCACTAACACCCGGCTTTGCCTCCATGACCTTACACAAAAATGGACTGCAGGCACACTTTAAAGCTCTGCTTTAGTGAAGTATTAggagaatattaaaaacaaaaaacaaccagaatTAGCACAGTACTCGTGGTGGgataaacatattttgaaacTCAAAGCATGAACTTCAGGCTGAAGCTGTGTACTGCAGGCCACATTCTGATAGTAACAAACTGCTGAATACAAGCACTGCATTTCAAGCAGTGACGTCACAAGTAGTGCGTTTGTACATTAAGTACTCAGAGAAGCAATCTCTGCCCAAACTTGTCTTAGTTATTCAGATTACTGAATTGGagcattaaggaaaaaaaaaaagtctcatatTTACCTGTATGGTCTGATAATTTTTTGCCCATAACGCAGTGCACCTTCCCAGTCCTGCACGTACAGACAGACACCCATGGCCTGGTACATCATATGTAACATGTAGACGTTGCTGTCTTCAAACACTGCACCCATCTTATCCAGGCTGAGCTCACAGATCTCCAGTAATTCACTGGGAGGTATGCAGAAGTCAAGGAACCCAATGCACAGTTCTGATCAGACAGCTACCAGATAatgtcaaaaaaataaaataaatgtccTAATCTTATTCAGAATGGCTctgaaaagtcttttttctctCGAAGGGCATCAATGCTTCTGTGCTACTTTGTGAGGTATTCCATGCTCAGAGGCACTGCTCATGAGATTATTTCCCCTCCTACTCAGATTTTCTACAAATGTAaccttcacatttaaaaaagcaacagagcAGTCTGCTTTCCTGAGCCACTGCTGCTCCAGTGATCTGTCAGATGAAGGAGCAATGAGATTCCCTGTATGGTGCTTACTCAATCAGGTCTGCTTCTGGCCCAGtgaatctttcatttttgtccCATCATACCAGTCAGGACAGGTAGGCTAGTGACCACGAACAATAGCTGCAGTCCCTCAAAACCAGGGAACATTACTGCATGCTAAAAAACACAACGTTGTGCTCATTCCAGGCTCTGGCTTGTTCTGTGCAGAGAGCGTATGGCGTGCTATTAGAAACTGACAACTGCAAGGAACCAACAAATACAGggtcccacagccccacacttGCAATGCCAAACTGCCTCTTGTCTCCAGGCAGAACTCTCCAGCCATAACAAGGACAGAGGTATGTTTAACTTCTAGAGGTCATACTACTTCTCCTTCCAGGTACTTCTGAAGCAAGTCAGCAAGTAGGCTTTAGGTCGTAGACCAAGCCAGTGGAGACAAGGTGAGACAAAGGATATATTTGTAGTGTTTGGCTCGTCTGAATTCCTCTATCACGTTCCTGGCATATTTGATCATGTCTCGTACCGCCTCTGCTGATGGAGGATCATTCAGCTTGCggattttcagtttctctttatCCTGAAGGAAACACAATGGATGTCATGAATGCAGGTTCCAAGCCCtacaaaaaaaagatgcatcTGCTGcacaaaattaataaaaagacACAGATGGGGACTTAAGCTTGTCAAAGAATGTAGAAACAAGGGTAGAATGTGCACCTGCAATTTTCTCTAAAACCGTGGCTGGGAATCCTAGAATCCTTTGCCTCCCAGTTCATCTGCCATCCTCTACTTACACGAGGTCCCTTCTTCTGAAAGATCCAAGAGCTTTTTGATTTTGTGATGAAAGCAGCTTTACATAGAAAATTTTACTGCTTTTGAGAGATTAGggattaaaatatatttagctTTAAGGCTAGAAAAGTTCAAATACCTTAGGCCGTCCTCCGTGTGATAGCTCAGTGGAAAATGGCATGAtattaaatgagaaaagtaGCCTTCATAATTACAAACAAATGTATTTCCACATCTTGTTGTTATATACAACAAAATGGCTTTCTGCTGGACAGCTCCACTTGCTCTTATCTTTCTATCTAACTTATTACTTCATGAAGAGTCAGCTGCAGTCTAGAGATAATCTTTTACTGTTTAAACCTCACACTGTTGCTAGATTTCTTTTAACCCTCATGATTTCAACTGTCAGCTAAGAGGGCTATAGAGAAATCTTCCCAGCAGTGAAGGAGGCTGAGTGACGGTGATTCCATGAGCAGCAAGTTACTAGCAATCACAGTGAAATCCTGGCTACTATTAATTCAGTGGGAAAATGATTGAGGTAACTGTGGGAGAAAACACAACTTCAGCGTCAACAAAATGGCCTCAAATGAGAATACCGAGtagtatttggaaaaaaaattacaaaatacacTGTGTAGAGGAAAGGAGATGGCTGTCTGGTCACTTTGGGTAGCAGCTCTTAAATAGACACTtctgtgaaaatgcagagaGGAGATGATCTAGAACTTAGGATCATGAATTATGCCAGTCAGATCTATCTTCACTAAAATGACAGATCTGCTGCAAGAAGCTTAGTTCTCCTAGGACCTCCACTGAAGGACAATCAACCAACTGGCAGAACAGGAACAGCTGTTGTTGGTGTCTGCTGAGTTCAGCTGCCTTTCCCTCCCATGACAAATGCTTTTGTTCAAAGTAACTAACACCTTGTTTTAAGGAACACTGTCTGCACATTTGCCTTTGTCCTTTGAAAGGCACCGAGTGATGTCTAATGAAGGTAAATCTGGCCTGTGACCCAACACTGTCCCGTCAGTGACAAGAATGATACGATGCTGTTTGCAGGAAATCCCATTTCACAAATTCTGCTGGGTCTCCAGATAATCCAGCAAAATCATACACGTAGAATTGACAGAGATGTCCTAACCAGAGTCTACAGCAGAACACTATGCCAGAACAGGACCCCAGAAATGCTCCAACCAAGGCTCACTGAGTCAGAAAACACGCAGTTACAAAACTCAGTTCTGATCCAAATTCTTTTGGCCAGGTAGTATAGACACAGCATAATTACCTACTTCTAACAAAGTTTTTGTCTTCACTTTGTAGCTCAACTTTAAATGAGCATCCACCTGGAAATTTTGTGATGCGTCATAATTGAAATGTCAGGAAAGAATGAGTATAAGAAAGTCTTatagacagaaaaacaaaaaacaagcccTCTCTCTACTGCTCTACTTTccaatatttaattaaatcagATAGAATGTCACATCTAGGGAGCTGGGTAAGTGCCTGACAGTCAGAATCTCTTGCCAATTTAATCCTGTTATTACCTTTTCCTTCATAGTGCACTCCCTGCAATCACAAGTGAAAAAATAGGAGTCTCTTAATCTgtcatttctgtcttctgtggGATACAACAGGTCAATATAGCTGGTAAAAACCTAGGCAGTAAAAACAACACAATAGTCAATGAAAAGCAGTACAAATACACATATTTATTGCTACCAGTTCTGTGGAAATCATATTTAGTATGACTGACCCAATTTGTGAATCCCTGCAGCCACATCAACTGCCTCTCCCCTCACATTCCAAACCTCTCAGGAGCATCGGGAGTTGTCATTTGTGAACACAACCTGacaaagaagtgtttccttTCCTATTCAGTATGGAATTTCCCTCACATATTACGCTGGCTTAGATCCAGGTGAGGAAGATTCAGGTGTGGATAAGGAAACTAAGGAAACTACAACACCATAAATATCAGACTTCTGTCACGACTACAAAGAGATGCCGACTcttcaaaagtaaaataatgacTTCAGGTATCCAGCCTGGAATAAATCACCATGGCCTGTTTTTTTGCAGGCTGGAGTCTCaaatttttccttctgaaaactgAGTAAAACTGGGGAAACAGCAGCCACTGGTAGTTTTAGAAACTTAGAAGACCTTTAGATCTCTGAAAAGAAGGCCCAGTGCTCCAGTTCTAGGAGGATGAACATCAAATTTACTTCAGTGGCAACACTTAAAGAAAACCTACTTTTGATCATTTTAAAAGCCTTTCACATGCACTGTTCTaaagttttcctttatttcagtgGTCACCAAAAAAGAAACCCTTCAACTAGcttt
This genomic stretch from Meleagris gallopavo isolate NT-WF06-2002-E0010 breed Aviagen turkey brand Nicholas breeding stock chromosome 2, Turkey_5.1, whole genome shotgun sequence harbors:
- the SMYD2 gene encoding N-lysine methyltransferase SMYD2; translated protein: MHKLECSAMCAFGQNWNPSETVRLTARILAKQKIHPERTQSEKLLAVKEFESHLDKLDNEKRELIQNDIAALHHFYSKHMEYPDNAALVVLFAQVNCNGFTIEDEELSHLGSAIFPDVALMNHSCCPNVIVTYKGILAEVRAVKEIEPGEEVFTSYIDLLYPTEDRNDRLRDSYFFTCDCRECTMKEKDKEKLKIRKLNDPPSAEAVRDMIKYARNVIEEFRRAKHYKSPSELLEICELSLDKMGAVFEDSNVYMLHMMYQAMGVCLYVQDWEGALRYGQKIIRPYSKYYPSYSLNVASMWLKLGRLYMALENRPAGDKALKKAIAIMEVAHGKDHPYISEIKKELEDH